One region of Chitinophaga varians genomic DNA includes:
- a CDS encoding ComEA family DNA-binding protein, with product MSLKRLWGVLLGVITGIVPFINTVAAIIMAYKLKKKRWVAIYCIISGVTLGIIVLLNVSAHREKPVRTAFPAAFEKNLQTVAVKQDIMMDSVEMESNLQQVLKNTAAELIEQDPKNKPLLAAAQQGRLTGKAGAAFHQLSQCLYGHYLNKVKATTGKGKYDLTFDMEVLATDHQVEDYIRNFIGEYLTAPHGLTDDIASGLALIGYVIAAVGCISNGANLFAGPARASNSNSAGVAKDTMGQSFNRQPSREPVVSPASFQPPPLPQESTATFIVNVNTSGEEELMQLRGINRILAKTIISERKTGGNFTDINDLKKRMELSSEQVDRIRGYVNFDAPKRGGGRVIEF from the coding sequence ATGTCTTTAAAACGACTATGGGGCGTGTTGCTGGGCGTCATTACCGGTATTGTCCCGTTTATAAACACTGTGGCTGCTATCATCATGGCGTACAAACTGAAAAAGAAACGCTGGGTGGCCATCTATTGTATTATCTCCGGGGTAACATTGGGGATAATTGTGCTGCTGAACGTTTCCGCTCACAGGGAGAAGCCCGTCAGGACCGCCTTCCCGGCGGCTTTCGAAAAGAACCTGCAGACAGTGGCCGTGAAACAGGATATAATGATGGATTCCGTTGAAATGGAATCCAACCTGCAACAGGTGTTAAAAAATACGGCCGCTGAGCTGATAGAGCAGGACCCCAAAAACAAGCCCTTGCTGGCAGCTGCACAACAGGGCCGGTTAACCGGAAAAGCCGGGGCGGCTTTTCATCAGTTGAGCCAGTGCCTCTATGGGCATTACCTCAATAAAGTGAAAGCCACCACAGGAAAAGGCAAATATGACCTGACTTTCGATATGGAGGTGCTGGCAACGGACCATCAGGTGGAAGACTATATCCGGAATTTTATCGGCGAGTACCTGACCGCGCCGCACGGACTTACAGATGATATCGCGAGCGGACTGGCGTTGATTGGCTATGTCATCGCCGCCGTCGGATGTATCAGCAATGGTGCTAATTTATTTGCCGGTCCTGCCCGGGCGTCAAACAGTAATAGCGCCGGCGTTGCTAAAGACACGATGGGCCAGTCATTCAACCGGCAGCCGTCACGGGAACCGGTTGTATCTCCTGCTTCATTTCAGCCGCCACCGTTGCCACAGGAATCCACCGCGACATTTATAGTAAATGTAAACACCTCAGGGGAAGAGGAGCTGATGCAGCTGCGCGGCATCAACCGGATACTGGCAAAAACGATTATTTCAGAGAGAAAGACCGGCGGCAACTTCACGGACATAAATGACCTGAAAAAACGGATGGAGCTTTCTTCCGAACAGGTAGACAGGATCAGGGGCTACGTAAATTTCGATGCGCCGAAAAGAGGAGGCGGAAGGGTGATTGAATTTTAA
- a CDS encoding 4Fe-4S single cluster domain-containing protein, producing the protein MEQLYINAFIPVTAAEGPGLRACLWVQGCSVRCEDCMVPHTWDKNKGKATDPSTLLQILAETPDIEGLTVLGGEPMDQAAALLPFLQAVKASGLSLMFFSGYTKEAILESGCPHKAAIIALCDIFVDGPYLKALTSFERPWVGSSNQRIFFQTARYQHLENKLHTIKNKVEVRIGEDGTIAINGMMPKEKFLELRHSLKNIQ; encoded by the coding sequence ATGGAACAGCTATATATCAATGCGTTTATACCGGTAACAGCCGCGGAAGGGCCAGGGCTCCGGGCCTGCCTTTGGGTACAGGGTTGTTCTGTCAGGTGCGAGGACTGTATGGTGCCACATACCTGGGACAAAAACAAGGGGAAGGCGACAGATCCATCAACCTTACTGCAAATACTCGCCGAAACACCGGACATTGAAGGCCTCACTGTATTAGGCGGTGAGCCCATGGACCAGGCAGCGGCGCTACTGCCTTTTTTACAAGCGGTAAAAGCATCCGGACTATCGCTGATGTTTTTCAGCGGCTATACGAAAGAAGCCATCCTGGAAAGCGGTTGCCCGCATAAAGCGGCTATCATCGCGCTTTGTGATATTTTTGTGGATGGGCCTTACTTAAAGGCCCTGACCAGCTTCGAGCGGCCATGGGTGGGTTCTTCCAATCAGCGTATCTTTTTTCAGACAGCACGGTATCAGCATTTGGAAAACAAGCTGCATACCATCAAAAATAAAGTCGAAGTGCGTATCGGGGAAGATGGGACTATCGCCATCAATGGTATGATGCCAAAAGAGAAATTCCTGGAGCTTCGGCATTCATTGAAAAATATACAATAA
- a CDS encoding helix-turn-helix domain-containing protein, which yields MEVQFYKPSSEILKQYMEGFYFIDKKAISEVIKYWTFPNNYCIAAVYQHTDLILEENKIVVAASRQNNIASSLVSRYVRPIEIIQHAVTDEITIYFKPLGLNQFVDDLPEMFKADIVSFNPFADYQEKMAEIFNTRGRDAQIRKLEDYWLSKLKYNDFSLAEQLIADVQSDLKINDIAAKHKISRQYLNRIFIQHIGKSPSEFRKIHRFRNAISEKQKSGSLTQLSYLAQFYDQSHFIRDFRGFTHFTPSDFFGKVDTGKENVWFVF from the coding sequence ATGGAAGTTCAGTTTTACAAACCGTCCAGTGAGATATTAAAGCAATACATGGAAGGCTTTTATTTTATTGATAAAAAAGCTATCTCAGAAGTAATAAAATACTGGACTTTCCCCAATAACTACTGTATTGCTGCCGTGTATCAGCATACTGATCTGATATTGGAAGAAAATAAAATTGTTGTTGCTGCTTCCCGGCAAAATAACATCGCATCCAGCCTGGTGAGCCGGTATGTGCGTCCTATTGAGATAATCCAGCATGCCGTTACAGATGAAATAACGATTTATTTCAAACCATTGGGGTTAAATCAATTTGTGGACGACTTACCCGAGATGTTCAAAGCAGATATTGTCAGCTTCAATCCTTTTGCTGATTACCAGGAAAAAATGGCTGAGATATTCAATACGCGGGGCAGGGATGCCCAAATCAGAAAACTGGAAGACTATTGGCTGTCAAAACTGAAATACAACGATTTTTCCCTGGCGGAACAACTCATCGCCGATGTTCAGTCGGACCTGAAAATTAATGACATCGCAGCAAAGCATAAGATATCGAGGCAATACCTCAACAGGATTTTTATCCAACACATAGGGAAGTCTCCCTCTGAGTTCAGGAAAATACACCGTTTCAGAAATGCTATCTCGGAAAAACAGAAATCCGGTAGCCTCACACAGTTGTCGTATCTCGCGCAGTTCTACGACCAGTCTCATTTTATTCGTGATTTCCGGGGCTTCACCCATTTTACACCTTCCGACTTCTTTGGCAAAGTAGATACAGGGAAGGAGAACGTGTGGTTCGTTTTTTAG
- a CDS encoding DUF5694 domain-containing protein — MKKLYIALAVAVFALTISVQAQHQKEVLLVGVFHFNNPGADLTKLETFDVMSKKSQQELELITDHIKKFKPTKIFVEWEYNDQLGLDTLYNLYLKDTYFDYVRQKFPKNAFYAQNEIFQLGFRAGKKAGLPKIHAIDCPMDWRYDSLQIAIKKAGQTDLQATIDKQIKEFGELTSGLMKKLTLTQMLLEENKASMRNINLGFYITLLNKGGALDDFTGADVVNAWYRRNLHMYSLVQKLTEANDERVMVIVGAGHAAVFKHFIDLDANYKVVELEEVLKK; from the coding sequence ATGAAGAAGTTGTACATAGCCCTTGCCGTAGCAGTGTTTGCTCTCACCATCAGTGTCCAGGCCCAGCATCAAAAGGAGGTGCTTTTAGTAGGGGTATTCCATTTTAACAATCCCGGTGCTGATCTGACGAAATTAGAGACGTTTGACGTCATGAGTAAAAAGTCCCAGCAGGAGCTGGAGCTTATCACTGACCACATCAAAAAATTTAAGCCCACGAAAATATTTGTAGAGTGGGAATACAATGATCAGCTGGGGCTAGATACCTTGTACAACCTCTATCTGAAGGATACCTATTTTGATTATGTCCGTCAGAAATTTCCCAAGAATGCTTTTTATGCACAAAATGAGATATTTCAGCTGGGTTTCAGAGCAGGTAAAAAAGCCGGACTGCCAAAGATACATGCCATAGATTGCCCGATGGACTGGCGTTACGATAGTTTGCAGATAGCCATCAAAAAAGCGGGACAAACCGATCTCCAGGCTACCATTGATAAACAGATAAAAGAATTCGGTGAGTTGACCAGTGGGCTCATGAAGAAACTGACCCTGACGCAAATGTTGCTGGAAGAGAATAAGGCAAGCATGCGCAATATCAATCTCGGATTTTACATCACCCTGTTAAACAAAGGCGGTGCTTTGGACGACTTTACCGGGGCGGACGTGGTGAATGCCTGGTATAGAAGAAACCTGCACATGTATTCCCTGGTGCAGAAACTGACGGAAGCCAATGACGAACGGGTGATGGTGATTGTTGGCGCAGGACATGCGGCCGTGTTCAAGCATTTTATCGATCTGGATGCAAATTACAAGGTGGTGGAATTGGAAGAGGTGTTGAAGAAATAA
- a CDS encoding DHCW motif cupin fold protein yields MKHPFQCIDWSTIAPTTHPGTTGEALWQTLQLPGLRIRIVTYSPGYLADHWCKKGHIVHCLEGSFVSEMDSGEEFVLQQGMTYVVSDELSNHRSKTASGVKLLIVDGDFLQ; encoded by the coding sequence ATGAAACACCCCTTTCAATGCATCGACTGGAGCACTATCGCTCCCACCACACACCCCGGCACTACCGGCGAAGCCTTATGGCAAACCCTGCAACTGCCTGGCTTACGTATACGCATCGTGACCTACTCACCCGGCTACCTGGCTGATCATTGGTGCAAAAAAGGACATATCGTTCATTGCCTGGAAGGCAGTTTTGTCAGCGAAATGGACAGTGGGGAAGAATTTGTACTGCAACAGGGTATGACTTACGTCGTTTCCGATGAACTGAGCAATCATCGGTCCAAGACAGCGTCAGGGGTTAAACTGTTGATTGTGGACGGGGATTTCCTGCAATAA
- a CDS encoding serine hydrolase domain-containing protein, with the protein MRSIIIGTICLISFGATAQNRDVAFKNYFDTLAAHQLYDGNITLAENGHKVYAFSGGYADYAQQRQNTEQSRFNLASVSKVFTSTAILQLKDKGKLKLDDEVRRYLPDFPFPGITLRHLLTHTSGLPNLELFEETVKQYPDTIITNIAVLPLLKQWEKGLYFKPGDEFRYCNTNFNLLALIIEKVSGLDYPGYLEKYVFRPAGMKNTYVRGVNRMDDPLAVKQQVKPTYYDTAWSQADKVARYRYTEYNNSGSIGSSNIITTTDDMLKFDNAFFSGKLLSRTTVEEAITPVKLNNGKTYEEHMDTMLGEGTGQYGLGWEIFSMPGYGKGVGHGGFKFGLATFYYHNLGTRQVIVAYMNGNSSFGANVTSCFYLLNGKPGIPLSLKKSAVREYARALMTSGADHAACMLHLCKADSVNYYFNPREMNFLGYDFLYQSKARDHLQWSLETFKLNTFLQPADFNTYDSYGEALLEAGHREDAIRMYRKSLELNPNSKDGIKAMKKLGLM; encoded by the coding sequence ATGCGATCAATCATTATCGGCACAATTTGCCTTATATCTTTCGGTGCTACGGCTCAGAACCGGGATGTCGCGTTTAAAAACTACTTTGATACCCTTGCTGCTCATCAGCTGTACGACGGCAATATCACCCTGGCGGAAAACGGTCACAAGGTGTATGCCTTTTCAGGGGGATATGCGGATTACGCCCAACAACGGCAGAATACGGAGCAATCGCGTTTTAACCTGGCCTCTGTTTCTAAAGTGTTTACTTCCACTGCCATTCTCCAGTTGAAAGATAAAGGCAAACTAAAGCTGGATGACGAAGTGCGCCGGTATCTTCCTGATTTTCCTTTCCCTGGTATTACCCTGCGTCATCTATTGACACATACTTCAGGGTTACCTAACCTGGAACTGTTTGAAGAGACGGTGAAACAGTATCCTGATACAATCATCACTAACATCGCTGTATTGCCTTTGTTAAAACAATGGGAAAAAGGGTTGTATTTCAAACCGGGCGATGAGTTCAGGTATTGCAACACCAATTTCAATCTGCTGGCTTTGATCATCGAAAAGGTTTCGGGACTTGATTACCCGGGGTACCTGGAAAAATATGTTTTCAGACCGGCAGGGATGAAAAATACTTACGTACGCGGCGTAAACCGTATGGATGACCCTTTAGCCGTAAAACAACAGGTGAAGCCAACCTATTATGATACGGCCTGGTCGCAGGCTGATAAAGTGGCGCGTTACCGGTACACTGAATATAATAACAGCGGCAGTATCGGGTCTTCCAATATCATCACTACAACAGACGATATGCTGAAATTCGATAACGCTTTTTTTAGCGGGAAGTTGTTGTCACGTACTACCGTTGAAGAAGCGATCACCCCGGTTAAGCTAAACAATGGAAAAACGTATGAAGAACACATGGACACTATGCTGGGAGAGGGTACAGGACAATACGGCCTGGGCTGGGAGATATTTAGCATGCCGGGATACGGAAAAGGAGTAGGGCATGGAGGGTTTAAATTTGGCCTGGCCACTTTCTATTATCATAACCTCGGCACCAGACAGGTGATCGTGGCCTACATGAATGGCAACAGTTCTTTCGGTGCCAACGTAACCTCCTGTTTTTACCTGCTGAACGGCAAACCGGGCATTCCCTTATCTTTAAAGAAGTCTGCTGTCCGCGAATATGCGCGGGCATTGATGACAAGCGGAGCTGACCATGCTGCCTGCATGTTGCATCTTTGCAAGGCCGACAGTGTCAACTATTATTTTAATCCAAGGGAAATGAACTTCCTGGGATATGATTTCCTTTACCAGTCCAAAGCCCGCGACCATTTGCAGTGGTCGTTGGAAACATTTAAGCTGAATACCTTCCTGCAACCGGCTGATTTCAACACTTATGACAGTTATGGCGAAGCATTGTTGGAAGCCGGGCACCGGGAAGATGCCATAAGGATGTACAGAAAGTCGCTGGAACTTAATCCCAACAGCAAAGATGGAATAAAGGCGATGAAGAAACTGGGATTGATGTAA
- a CDS encoding winged helix-turn-helix transcriptional regulator, with the protein MKKTDFKQTECAARLASVEDAMYVLGGKWKLRIITALVTGHYRFNELQRVITGISARVLSAELKSLELNGLVKREVKADRTPAVVEYLPTEYGMTVKEVVSVLGNWGLTHKQRITGKYATPVIKKVS; encoded by the coding sequence ATGAAAAAAACAGACTTCAAACAAACGGAATGTGCCGCCCGGCTGGCTTCGGTGGAAGATGCCATGTATGTACTGGGAGGCAAATGGAAGCTCCGTATCATTACGGCCCTGGTGACCGGCCACTACCGCTTCAATGAGTTGCAGCGGGTCATCACAGGAATTTCAGCCAGGGTATTGTCGGCAGAACTGAAATCACTGGAGTTGAACGGGTTGGTGAAAAGAGAAGTAAAAGCCGACCGGACACCAGCGGTAGTGGAATACCTGCCGACCGAATATGGCATGACTGTAAAAGAAGTGGTTTCCGTGTTGGGAAACTGGGGATTAACACATAAACAAAGGATTACCGGAAAATATGCAACACCTGTCATAAAAAAGGTTTCATAA
- a CDS encoding FMN-dependent NADH-azoreductase — MKKILHIITSPRTDASVSRKLGNAVVEKIKEKYTGSSVTVRDLAKNPPPHLNESHINSFFTPAENRTAEQLYDIRYSEDAIQELMNADILVVETPMYNFTITSTLKAYFDHITRAGITFKYTGNGLLPEGLLKGKQGYIVTSSGGVYSEGDLKAYDFTEPYVRSFLSVIGIEVAGVFRAEGQAVIGPEAALEKGVGSIVVGG, encoded by the coding sequence ATGAAAAAAATATTGCACATTATTACAAGCCCGAGAACAGATGCTTCTGTCAGCAGGAAATTGGGGAATGCTGTGGTGGAAAAGATAAAAGAAAAATATACAGGCAGCAGCGTGACAGTGCGGGACCTGGCTAAAAATCCGCCTCCCCACCTCAATGAATCTCATATCAATTCGTTTTTTACCCCGGCGGAAAACCGCACCGCCGAACAGCTTTATGACATCAGGTATTCAGAGGATGCCATTCAGGAACTAATGAATGCTGATATCCTTGTGGTAGAAACCCCGATGTACAACTTCACTATTACTTCCACGCTGAAAGCCTATTTCGACCATATTACAAGGGCCGGAATAACATTTAAGTATACCGGAAATGGCTTGCTGCCGGAAGGGTTGTTAAAAGGTAAACAGGGATATATAGTGACTTCCTCCGGCGGAGTTTACTCGGAAGGTGACCTGAAAGCCTACGATTTCACGGAACCATATGTACGTTCTTTTCTATCAGTCATAGGAATCGAGGTAGCGGGCGTTTTCAGGGCCGAAGGGCAGGCGGTTATAGGGCCAGAGGCGGCGCTTGAAAAAGGAGTGGGGAGTATTGTGGTTGGAGGGTAA
- the cas6 gene encoding CRISPR-associated endoribonuclease Cas6, whose amino-acid sequence MYIETPKSPHRLAFLLMRFKILLYSTENRGTIPVNYQHPLSAALYKIIAKGDAQYATFLHETGYGKGIKLFTFSQLNVPFKIEGDRLKLLGNEVDFQVTFHLPQTAENFIKGLFQSEQLEIADMRSRCRFILKSITSLPNLLESFRDSEVITSTLQPLSPVVAGLRNEKDQYEFLSPEDPRFIESLIYNWRSKISSCYNDVIAAAAVLIAEVKPAKRPYKSRLITIKYGKPEETKIRGWLNLYIKVIAEKRFVELLLNSGIGVYSSQGMGCVQLANNWFD is encoded by the coding sequence TTGTATATAGAAACACCAAAATCACCCCACCGTTTAGCTTTTCTGTTGATGAGATTTAAAATACTACTTTACAGTACTGAAAATAGAGGTACTATACCGGTAAATTATCAGCACCCCTTAAGTGCAGCTTTGTATAAGATCATTGCAAAAGGTGATGCGCAGTATGCTACCTTTCTTCATGAAACAGGCTATGGAAAAGGTATTAAGTTGTTTACTTTTTCACAGCTAAATGTCCCTTTTAAAATTGAGGGTGACAGATTGAAATTACTTGGAAATGAGGTAGATTTTCAGGTGACATTCCATTTGCCCCAAACGGCAGAAAATTTTATAAAGGGATTGTTCCAGAGTGAACAGCTGGAGATCGCAGATATGAGAAGCCGCTGCCGGTTTATCCTGAAATCGATTACAAGTCTGCCCAACTTGTTGGAGTCGTTTCGTGACAGCGAAGTTATCACTTCGACCCTTCAGCCACTTTCTCCTGTTGTGGCTGGTTTGCGTAATGAAAAAGACCAGTATGAATTTTTATCGCCTGAAGATCCTCGTTTTATTGAGAGCCTGATATATAACTGGCGAAGTAAAATTTCCTCTTGTTATAACGATGTTATTGCCGCTGCTGCGGTGTTAATAGCAGAAGTTAAACCGGCAAAAAGACCCTATAAGTCCAGACTTATTACTATAAAATACGGGAAACCAGAAGAAACCAAAATTCGGGGATGGCTAAATTTGTATATAAAGGTAATTGCAGAGAAAAGGTTTGTGGAGTTGCTTTTAAACTCGGGTATTGGCGTATATAGCTCACAGGGAATGGGATGTGTGCAACTCGCTAATAACTGGTTCGATTGA
- the cas7i gene encoding type I-B CRISPR-associated protein Cas7/Cst2/DevR: protein MSNLNNIAGALLIDATATFLNGAGLGVQEDKNRVIPKTYREKVNDRVEEVPYVSAQSWRRWLRDTANEENNWNPSELRAIGEGSEKGNTNKIATELNPIDFPEDDLFGYMKAGAKGEESIQRTSPFKSSILKGIKNMRTVNIDEAFVHLKEGTPLPYSTKFYSTHLEGFFNLEYYRLGVYDNLGSRQELSSELVEKHADKFNKSDLGGKFKRYELKNGAEVRKEHAAGLLKGLAYLRGGAKQAAFGADVSPKVLIFAGLGSANPIFNNLFIGTGERPILNIDLLLELSNDYKSRLATPIYVGLRKGYLQNEEEVTKRLEEGFVLASPIEIVNQFTKAYLTNG, encoded by the coding sequence ATGTCAAATTTGAATAATATTGCAGGCGCACTGTTAATTGATGCAACCGCGACCTTCCTTAACGGAGCAGGTCTGGGAGTTCAGGAGGATAAAAACCGTGTAATACCTAAAACCTATAGAGAGAAAGTGAACGACAGGGTGGAAGAGGTGCCCTATGTGTCTGCCCAGTCATGGAGAAGGTGGCTAAGGGATACAGCCAATGAGGAGAACAACTGGAATCCCAGCGAATTACGGGCTATAGGAGAAGGTTCTGAAAAGGGAAATACCAATAAAATAGCGACTGAGTTAAATCCCATTGATTTTCCTGAAGATGATTTATTTGGTTATATGAAAGCCGGAGCCAAGGGTGAAGAAAGCATTCAAAGAACTTCCCCTTTTAAATCATCTATTTTGAAGGGGATAAAAAATATGCGTACAGTAAATATAGATGAGGCATTTGTTCACCTGAAAGAAGGAACCCCATTACCTTATTCCACAAAGTTCTACTCAACACATCTGGAAGGTTTTTTTAACCTGGAATATTATCGTTTAGGTGTATATGACAATCTTGGGAGTAGACAGGAATTATCTTCTGAATTGGTGGAGAAACACGCGGATAAATTTAACAAATCTGATTTAGGAGGTAAATTTAAGCGGTATGAACTGAAAAATGGAGCCGAAGTCAGAAAGGAGCATGCTGCGGGATTGTTGAAAGGATTGGCTTATTTGAGAGGTGGGGCAAAACAAGCGGCATTTGGCGCTGATGTATCTCCTAAAGTTTTAATTTTTGCCGGGCTGGGATCGGCAAACCCAATTTTTAATAATTTATTTATTGGAACGGGAGAAAGACCAATTTTGAATATTGATTTGTTGCTGGAGTTATCAAATGACTATAAAAGCAGGCTGGCAACTCCAATTTATGTTGGATTAAGAAAAGGTTATCTGCAAAATGAAGAGGAAGTTACAAAAAGATTAGAGGAGGGTTTTGTACTGGCCTCCCCAATAGAAATAGTAAACCAATTCACCAAAGCCTATTTAACGAATGGATAA
- the cas3 gene encoding CRISPR-associated helicase Cas3' — translation MSKQYFDQFWAKGDGVTTLEMHTRHVITAAINLLKSLPLNESEREYWERKMVRCAVLHDLGKIHKEFVEKLKGHKEGGIRHELVSLLLCINYLQLDNDELFAIATHHKGIVDTHGLKGSFLLNQIIEYIEQWYNSDSSIFQSRHILDWLQIFGLSMPIVEQEPVKKLPKEMIMLLNVGYQAKALPDPEHRRQLSMTRALLMASDHLGSARKENDIPQYKQLELRDFQPGKDGEYLPFRPFQDRLRGIKTDVILHAPTGSGKTEAALNWIFANQTKNSRVFYLLPYTASINAMVSRLQMHYNENVVTALHSKTIDFFYEQISGEYNNLEKDYRKIELEARDRKSLSRELFYPIKVATLHQILKTSLKGRGWELALFDYKNALFVIDEFHTYDALLTGMLLATIKLFKRMFNAKFFFLSATIPDFMLNLIIDEIYAGDQSMLVRPDRTKEQDRDVLDKKRHRLYCKSTATIEDEIGLVKKYLDAGRSVLIVVNNVKTAQKLYREIDIGCTVQLLHSGLNRRDRTAIEKLIVGKDISLRPQLLIATQAVEVSLDIDYDVAFIENAPIDALIQRFGRVNRAGKKMIPPIDGKLGFNTTSVPVYLFENSIGVTPFYDVKVLKDTWSELSRFNHCELGEDELIGVCNNVYRDGYNEEQQKDFKNGLHHSVINQFEEEWIAGHWRDWVEDILKNNNQKIEVLCFNLIEEYQEKVSQRRFLEANQLLVQVYAYEAKISRNKMMGDVLIAVNLEYNPMIGYIEKKITVDDQIWD, via the coding sequence ATGAGTAAGCAGTATTTTGATCAATTTTGGGCAAAGGGTGATGGTGTAACCACTCTTGAGATGCATACCAGACATGTTATTACAGCGGCTATAAATTTATTGAAGTCGCTTCCTTTAAATGAGTCTGAGAGAGAATATTGGGAGCGGAAAATGGTGAGGTGCGCTGTTTTACACGATTTGGGTAAAATTCATAAGGAGTTTGTGGAAAAGTTGAAAGGCCATAAGGAGGGAGGCATTAGGCACGAGTTGGTGTCGCTGCTGTTGTGTATTAATTATTTGCAGCTGGATAATGATGAGCTATTCGCGATTGCGACACATCACAAAGGGATTGTAGATACGCATGGTCTGAAAGGGAGCTTTTTGCTTAACCAAATAATTGAATATATTGAACAGTGGTATAATTCAGACTCTTCGATTTTTCAAAGTAGACATATCCTTGACTGGTTACAGATCTTCGGGCTGAGTATGCCGATAGTTGAACAAGAGCCTGTGAAAAAGTTGCCCAAAGAAATGATAATGCTGTTAAATGTAGGATATCAAGCTAAAGCATTACCAGATCCCGAGCATAGGAGGCAGCTTTCTATGACCCGGGCTTTGTTGATGGCTTCGGACCATTTAGGCTCTGCAAGAAAGGAAAACGATATACCGCAATATAAACAGCTGGAACTGCGCGATTTTCAACCGGGTAAGGATGGGGAATATCTTCCATTTCGTCCATTTCAGGATCGGTTAAGAGGAATAAAAACAGATGTTATCCTGCATGCACCCACAGGGTCAGGGAAGACGGAAGCCGCGTTGAATTGGATATTTGCGAATCAAACTAAAAATTCAAGGGTGTTTTATTTGCTACCTTATACAGCAAGTATTAATGCAATGGTTTCCCGATTACAAATGCATTATAATGAGAATGTTGTAACCGCTTTACATTCTAAAACAATAGATTTTTTCTATGAACAGATTTCTGGTGAATATAACAATCTAGAGAAGGATTATAGAAAGATTGAGTTGGAAGCAAGAGATAGAAAATCGCTTTCCAGGGAGTTATTCTACCCAATAAAGGTCGCGACGTTGCATCAGATTCTGAAAACGTCCCTTAAGGGCAGGGGATGGGAGTTGGCTTTGTTCGATTATAAAAATGCGTTATTTGTTATTGATGAATTTCACACCTATGATGCTTTATTGACGGGCATGTTGTTGGCAACAATAAAGCTCTTCAAAAGAATGTTCAATGCTAAGTTTTTCTTTTTGTCAGCTACCATTCCTGATTTTATGCTGAACCTTATCATTGACGAAATTTATGCGGGTGATCAGTCAATGCTTGTTCGGCCAGACAGGACAAAGGAGCAAGACCGGGATGTGTTAGATAAAAAAAGGCACCGCTTGTATTGTAAGAGTACCGCTACAATTGAAGATGAAATAGGCCTGGTTAAGAAGTATTTGGACGCGGGAAGATCGGTTTTAATTGTTGTGAATAATGTGAAGACTGCGCAAAAGCTGTATAGGGAAATTGATATTGGTTGTACAGTACAACTTTTGCACAGCGGTTTAAATAGAAGGGACAGAACTGCCATTGAGAAATTGATTGTTGGCAAGGATATTTCGCTGCGTCCTCAATTGTTAATTGCTACTCAAGCTGTAGAAGTTAGCCTGGATATCGATTATGACGTTGCTTTTATAGAAAATGCCCCCATTGATGCTTTAATACAGCGATTTGGAAGAGTCAATAGAGCTGGAAAGAAGATGATTCCTCCAATAGATGGAAAACTGGGTTTTAATACTACTAGCGTTCCCGTTTACTTGTTTGAAAATTCAATTGGGGTTACACCATTCTATGATGTGAAGGTTTTGAAAGACACCTGGAGTGAATTGAGCCGCTTCAATCATTGCGAACTGGGAGAAGATGAGCTAATTGGCGTGTGTAACAATGTTTACAGGGATGGTTATAATGAGGAGCAGCAAAAAGACTTTAAGAATGGATTACATCATTCAGTCATCAATCAGTTTGAAGAAGAATGGATCGCCGGACATTGGCGAGATTGGGTTGAAGATATACTGAAGAATAATAATCAAAAGATTGAGGTGCTTTGTTTTAACCTCATTGAAGAATACCAGGAAAAGGTATCCCAAAGAAGATTTTTAGAAGCCAATCAATTATTGGTTCAGGTTTATGCTTACGAAGCAAAGATATCCAGAAACAAAATGATGGGAGATGTTTTGATTGCTGTTAACCTGGAATACAATCCGATGATTGGATATATAGAAAAGAAGATAACGGTTGACGATCAGATATGGGATTAG